ATCGGCTTCTTGTTCGCCCTGCTTTCGAGAGTATCAATAATCCATGAATTCAGACTCTTCCTGTCTTTCTTAGACTGTATATAGATCTGCCTGTGCAAATCGGGGTCGAGACGTAGTGTAAGCTTACCCGAAAAAGGCTTCTCTGGCTCGTCGCCACGTTCTGCACAAAAATCAAGATAATCATCAACAGAATCTTGAAACTCTTTTTTGAGCCCTTCGACGCTATCTGCTTGAAATGTAATAACATCCCTAAGATCGATTACTTCCCCATGAAAGATCTCGGCTTCGTCATCAAAAGTCACCGATCCTGTATATCCCTTATATTCCATGTTCAACTCCTGCTGACTCTAGATAATTTCTGACCGACTTAACCGCCCCTTTATCGGTCTCTTTCTGTGGATGGGGCCGATGAAACACAGCACGCACTCCATTCAAATAAATTCGTACCCGAGACCCCCGCCCTTCTGTAACCTCTGCACCTAGGGCCTTCATCATGGATTCGACATCTTTACAAGGAATGTCAGATCGTTCGGGTCTCTCGAAAATCTTCTGGATCGTAGCTTTGTGCCTTCGATTCACAAATTAAATGGTGGCACATAAAGACACCATGTCAAGCTTTCCGGCGAACGATGAGATGCCTTGACGGCGGCTTTAGCCGACATCGGGGCCACCGGCTGGATATAGGTGGCCGCTGGCGTGGGATTCGGTGAAGGAGGGGTGGAGCGGATAGATGATCGAGCCGCGGAAGGCGCAGAAAGGATGCGGAAACAGTTTCTTTGCGGGGGTGTTGGGAAGATGCTCTTCTACCACGCACGAAACACGGATTTGGTTGAGAAACACTTACTTTCGTGGGCTGATTCCCGGGACAATATTTCGTCGATTACGAAAAATACGGAGAAGAAAAACTCTGCGTTAAGACGAACTGATTCTGCTGTAAAGAGGCTATTCTCTCTTATCCCATATCGTAGAGTGTAGCCGACGCCTAGGCGCAGCCTAGGTGTTGGCTATCACGACTGGTTGGCTGTTTATTCGCCGTAGTGGGTCCACATTCGGACAATCTTCACTATTTTTTCTTCTTCGTAAACTTGGTAGACGATTCTGTGCTGAATGTTGATTCGTCGAGAATACGCCCCCTGCAAATCTCCAACCAGTGCTTCGTATTCCGGTGGTTTTTGGAATGGGTCTTTCTTCAGGATATCGAGCAGATCAATCGCTTTCTGTTTTAGGTTATTCCGAGAAATTTTCTTTGCGTCTTTTTGAGCCTGCTTGGTGTATACGAGCTTATATTCTACCATTCGATTGAATCGCTACATTCTTCTATGTTCTTTTTCATTCCCTTTTTGATGGAGTCGACCATGCCTGGAATTGTGCTTAGATGAATGGTCTCGGAAATCGCTCTCCAGTCGTCTTCTGATACCAAGACTGCATTACCTCGCTTGCCTGTGATTTGTATTGGAATGTGGGATTCATTCGCTTCGTCGATCAGGCTGTAGAGATTATTCCTTGCACTGGTTGCTGTAATAGTAGTCATAGAATGGAACGTGCGCAAAAGCGTGCGTGTGTCAATTTTTCTTTTAGCCAACGGTGAGGTGCTCCGATGGCGGCGTTAGTCGACATTGGGGTCACCGGCTGGATATGGGTGGCCGGTGGCGTGAGATTGGGTGAAGGAGTGGTGTGTCATGTCGCTTACTGTTGGAACTTCAGCAGAGTCAGGTTTCGACTGATATCCGGCGGGGAAATACAGGCCTTTTCTCCGTGCCTTGGCGCCTCCGTGAGAGATTTTTGGCGACGGATCGGTCGGAGCGATAGATGATCGAGCTGCGGAATGCGCAGAAAGGACGCGGAAACAGTTTCTTTGCGCCTTGAGCGAGCGGGTGTTGGAAGATGCTCTTTTACCACGGATGAAACACGGATGTGGGTGAGAAACACTTACTTTCGTGGGCTGATTCTTGGGACAATATTTCGTCGGATGCGGAAAAAATATACTCTGCGTTAAGACGAACTGATTCTGCTGGAAAGAGGCTATTCTCTTTGACCCCATATCCAGCCGGTGGCGTGGGCATTGAATTATAAATTCGGTACTACACAGCAAACCGGAGACACAATTTACATACTCGGCACCCGAGCGATTTGCAATCCTTTCGCGCGCAAGAAACCTATAATCTCCTCCGAGTGCATCACCCACAAATCTCCTGGGTCGATACTTAAGGTCTGGCCATCTTGATAAGATAAAACCCACAACTCGTAGTCTCTCCCTTTCCGATCCTTTGCGGTCGTTACTGCAATCGACGAAACCTCAGAATAATCAAAACCTTTCACCGTTCGCGAAAACCAAAAGCCGGTACTCTGATACAATGATTCTTCATTTAATTCTACCTTGTCGATAGCTATTGAAGGAGCAAAGATTCCCGCCGAGAGAACGCATATCGCTAATGCGACAATTGAAACTCGCGAAGGAAATCTCTTTCGTGCAAGATATACACCTATCGTTCCAGATAAGAGCGCTACCGCGATC
The nucleotide sequence above comes from Opitutales bacterium. Encoded proteins:
- a CDS encoding type II toxin-antitoxin system HicB family antitoxin gives rise to the protein MEYKGYTGSVTFDDEAEIFHGEVIDLRDVITFQADSVEGLKKEFQDSVDDYLDFCAERGDEPEKPFSGKLTLRLDPDLHRQIYIQSKKDRKSLNSWIIDTLESRANKKPMH
- a CDS encoding type II toxin-antitoxin system HicA family toxin; amino-acid sequence: MNRRHKATIQKIFERPERSDIPCKDVESMMKALGAEVTEGRGSRVRIYLNGVRAVFHRPHPQKETDKGAVKSVRNYLESAGVEHGI
- a CDS encoding Txe/YoeB family addiction module toxin, with the protein product MVEYKLVYTKQAQKDAKKISRNNLKQKAIDLLDILKKDPFQKPPEYEALVGDLQGAYSRRINIQHRIVYQVYEEEKIVKIVRMWTHYGE
- a CDS encoding type II toxin-antitoxin system Phd/YefM family antitoxin, which translates into the protein MTTITATSARNNLYSLIDEANESHIPIQITGKRGNAVLVSEDDWRAISETIHLSTIPGMVDSIKKGMKKNIEECSDSIEW